The proteins below are encoded in one region of Apostichopus japonicus isolate 1M-3 chromosome 4, ASM3797524v1, whole genome shotgun sequence:
- the LOC139966092 gene encoding dymeclin-like isoform X2 translates to MGVNSSSLAELNANEYLLQLVGKESIPRTDEFWKKLLSYSFDIPHTTSDARLLEEATVELCKSFAAQNLLTGNFCTLVEIFLERVIALKTYVKTENHVLTWQTYNALFIIRRVLKYFLENLSEGRILQQLSVLSDANNDVPVANQLASSENQEPLKENLIQKLIHSLIKMLVEVPVLNFTYIIHLEAINTLLILLSQQLYIPRIHNKSILLQYFMKGTCSEDAHILIKMLLDNFIKHEECPPELLGKPEESVGLLYGLGAAVAAGLWAVLTLGYGARGDAEGIKEDTAILANQSLLLVLVLTHHFTQEKGLRNPYRKALSTFANSQDGGLPSHMTGQPPPPFKINFTNLYEAFCNHLSDDQSTLLLYSLLHQNINFRTFILARTNIDLLIIPLLRILYDAQEKNSHHIYMALIVLLILSEDDTFNKCVHELMLKHVTWYTERAISEITLGGLIVLVVIRTIQFNMTRMRDKYLHTNCLAALANMSSQFHSLHPYVSQRIVSLFELLIKKHDKIVAQLRPIAAAQREGSLTQDQELEQQDLLSDLAVLEEVVRMVLEIINSCLSNTLAHNPHFVYTLLYKQELFAGFKTHPKFQDIIQNIDTVLTYFSNRFDQHHGDNMTDGQVLDLIKQSMLQWPRDRLRKFPELKFKYVEEEQPEEFFIPYVWTLCYHSSSLYWDPDRVELFSLSS, encoded by the exons ATGGGTGTGAATAGCAGTAGCCTGGCTGAACTCAATGCCAATGAATATCTGTTGCAATTGGTTGGAAAGGAGTCAATTCCTAGGACAGATGAGTTTTGGAAGAAACTTCTGTCGTACTCCTTTGATATTCCACACACCACATCAGATGCAAGACTTCTTGAAGAGGCAACTGTTGAACTGTGCAAATCATTTG CTGCTCAGAATCTCTTGACAGGAAACTTTTGTACATTGGTGGAAATATTTCTGGAAAGAGTGATTGCCTTGAAAACTTATGTGAAAACAGAAAA CCACGTGTTAACATGGCAGACCTACAATGCCCTGTTTATCATCAGAagagttttgaaatattttctggaAAACTTGTCGGAGGGTCGTATCTTACAGCAGCTCTCGGTCTTGTCCGACGCCAACAATGATGTCCCAGTAGCCAATCAGCTGGCTTCATCTGAGAACCAAGAACCCTTGAAAGAAAATCTCATCCAGAAACTGATCCATTCTCTGATTAAAATGTTGGTGGAAGTACCAGTCTT AAATTTCACGTATATTATTCATCTGGAGGCAATCAACACTCTACTAATTCTGCTATCACAACAGCTGTACATACCTCGGATACACAATAAGAGTATCCTACTGCAGTACTTCATGAAGGGAACCTG CTCCGAAGATGCTCACATCCTTATTAAGATGCTTTTGGACAATTTCATCAAACATGAAGAATGTCCTCCAGAATTACTGGGAAAACCAGAGGAATCAGTCGGTTTGCTGTATGGACTAGGAGCAGCAGTAGCAG CGGGCCTCTGGGCTGTCCTCACTTTAGGCTACGGAGCCAGAGGAGATGCCGAGGGCATCAAAGAAGACACTGCTATCTTAGCCAATCAGAGTTTGCTACTAGTGTTGGTACTTACTCATCACTTCACGCAGGAGAAAGGACTTCGCAATCCCTACAGAAAAGCACTCAGCACTTTTGCAAATTCTCAAG ATGGAGGATTACCATCACACATGACAGGACAACCACCACCACCCTTTAAGATCAACTTTACAAATCTGTACGAGGCTTTCTGCAATCACCTCAGCGATGACCAATCTACCCTGTTACTCTATTCATTATTGCATCAAAACATCAACTTTAGGACATTCATCTTGGCCAGAACTAACATAGATCTTCTG ATTATCCCGTTACTAAGAATATTGTATGATGCCCAGGAAAAGAATTCACACCACATTTATATGGCACTTATTGTGCTCCTTATCTTGAGTGAAGATGATACGTTCAACAAGTGTGTTCACGAATTG atgCTGAAACATGTCACATGGTACACAGAACGTGCTATTAGTGAAATAACCTTAG GTGGTCTGATTGTCCTGGTTGTAATCAGGACAATACAGTTTAATATGACCAGAATGAGG GATAAATATCTTCACACCAATTGCCTTGCTGCTCTCGCCAACATGTCCTCTCAGTTTCATTCTCTCCATCCGTACGTCTCACAAAGAATTGTCAG CTTGTTTGAACTGCTGATCAAGAAACACGACAAAATTGTAGCGCAACTCCGACCAATCGCAGCAGCTCAGCGAGAGGGAAGTTTGACGCAGGACCAGGAATTGGAACAGCAGGATTTG CTTTCAGACTTAGCTGTGTTAGAGGAGGTGGTTAGAATGGTGCTGGAGATCATTAATTCCTGCCTCTCAAATACTCTGGCTCACAATCCTCACTTCGTCTACACCTTACTCTACAAACAAGAACTCTTTGCTGGATTCAAAACTCATCCAAAGTTTCAGGATATTATACAGAACATAGATACG GTACTTACATACTTTTCCAATCGCTTTGATCAACATCATGGAGACAACATGACAGATGGTCAGGTCCTGGATTTAATCAAACAAAGCATGTTACAATGGCCCAGGGACAGGTTAAGG AAATTCCCGGAACTGAAGTTTAAGTACGTAGAAGAAGAACAACCAGAGGAGTTCTTCATCCCTTACGTATGGACTCTCTGCTACCACTCGTCTAGCCTCTACTGGGATCCAGATAGAGTAGAGTTATTTTCCCTGAGCTCCTAA
- the LOC139966092 gene encoding dymeclin-like isoform X1, whose translation MGVNSSSLAELNANEYLLQLVGKESIPRTDEFWKKLLSYSFDIPHTTSDARLLEEATVELCKSFAAQNLLTGNFCTLVEIFLERVIALKTYVKTENHVLTWQTYNALFIIRRVLKYFLENLSEGRILQQLSVLSDANNDVPVANQLASSENQEPLKENLIQKLIHSLIKMLVEVPVLNFTYIIHLEAINTLLILLSQQLYIPRIHNKSILLQYFMKGTCSEDAHILIKMLLDNFIKHEECPPELLGKPEESVGLLYGLGAAVAAGLWAVLTLGYGARGDAEGIKEDTAILANQSLLLVLVLTHHFTQEKGLRNPYRKALSTFANSQDGGLPSHMTGQPPPPFKINFTNLYEAFCNHLSDDQSTLLLYSLLHQNINFRTFILARTNIDLLIIPLLRILYDAQEKNSHHIYMALIVLLILSEDDTFNKCVHELMLKHVTWYTERAISEITLGGLIVLVVIRTIQFNMTRMRDKYLHTNCLAALANMSSQFHSLHPYVSQRIVSLFELLIKKHDKIVAQLRPIAAAQREGSLTQDQELEQQDLLSDLAVLEEVVRMVLEIINSCLSNTLAHNPHFVYTLLYKQELFAGFKTHPKFQDIIQNIDTVLTYFSNRFDQHHGDNMTDGQVLDLIKQSMLQWPRDRLRKFPELKFKYVEEEQPEEFFIPYVWTLCYHSSSLYWDPDRVELFSLSS comes from the exons ATGGGTGTGAATAGCAGTAGCCTGGCTGAACTCAATGCCAATGAATATCTGTTGCAATTGGTTGGAAAGGAGTCAATTCCTAGGACAGATGAGTTTTGGAAGAAACTTCTGTCGTACTCCTTTGATATTCCACACACCACATCAGATGCAAGACTTCTTGAAGAGGCAACTGTTGAACTGTGCAAATCATTTG CTGCTCAGAATCTCTTGACAGGAAACTTTTGTACATTGGTGGAAATATTTCTGGAAAGAGTGATTGCCTTGAAAACTTATGTGAAAACAGAAAA CCACGTGTTAACATGGCAGACCTACAATGCCCTGTTTATCATCAGAagagttttgaaatattttctggaAAACTTGTCGGAGGGTCGTATCTTACAGCAGCTCTCGGTCTTGTCCGACGCCAACAATGATGTCCCAGTAGCCAATCAGCTGGCTTCATCTGAGAACCAAGAACCCTTGAAAGAAAATCTCATCCAGAAACTGATCCATTCTCTGATTAAAATGTTGGTGGAAGTACCAGTCTT AAATTTCACGTATATTATTCATCTGGAGGCAATCAACACTCTACTAATTCTGCTATCACAACAGCTGTACATACCTCGGATACACAATAAGAGTATCCTACTGCAGTACTTCATGAAGGGAACCTG CTCCGAAGATGCTCACATCCTTATTAAGATGCTTTTGGACAATTTCATCAAACATGAAGAATGTCCTCCAGAATTACTGGGAAAACCAGAGGAATCAGTCGGTTTGCTGTATGGACTAGGAGCAGCAGTAGCAG CGGGCCTCTGGGCTGTCCTCACTTTAGGCTACGGAGCCAGAGGAGATGCCGAGGGCATCAAAGAAGACACTGCTATCTTAGCCAATCAGAGTTTGCTACTAGTGTTGGTACTTACTCATCACTTCACGCAGGAGAAAGGACTTCGCAATCCCTACAGAAAAGCACTCAGCACTTTTGCAAATTCTCAAG ATGGAGGATTACCATCACACATGACAGGACAACCACCACCACCCTTTAAGATCAACTTTACAAATCTGTACGAGGCTTTCTGCAATCACCTCAGCGATGACCAATCTACCCTGTTACTCTATTCATTATTGCATCAAAACATCAACTTTAGGACATTCATCTTGGCCAGAACTAACATAGATCTTCTG ATTATCCCGTTACTAAGAATATTGTATGATGCCCAGGAAAAGAATTCACACCACATTTATATGGCACTTATTGTGCTCCTTATCTTGAGTGAAGATGATACGTTCAACAAGTGTGTTCACGAATTG atgCTGAAACATGTCACATGGTACACAGAACGTGCTATTAGTGAAATAACCTTAGGTGGTCTGATAGTCCTGGTTGTAATCAGGACGATACAGTTTAATATGACCAGAATGAGG GATAAATATCTTCACACCAATTGCCTTGCTGCTCTCGCCAACATGTCCTCTCAGTTTCATTCTCTCCATCCGTACGTCTCACAAAGAATTGTCAG CTTGTTTGAACTGCTGATCAAGAAACACGACAAAATTGTAGCGCAACTCCGACCAATCGCAGCAGCTCAGCGAGAGGGAAGTTTGACGCAGGACCAGGAATTGGAACAGCAGGATTTG CTTTCAGACTTAGCTGTGTTAGAGGAGGTGGTTAGAATGGTGCTGGAGATCATTAATTCCTGCCTCTCAAATACTCTGGCTCACAATCCTCACTTCGTCTACACCTTACTCTACAAACAAGAACTCTTTGCTGGATTCAAAACTCATCCAAAGTTTCAGGATATTATACAGAACATAGATACG GTACTTACATACTTTTCCAATCGCTTTGATCAACATCATGGAGACAACATGACAGATGGTCAGGTCCTGGATTTAATCAAACAAAGCATGTTACAATGGCCCAGGGACAGGTTAAGG AAATTCCCGGAACTGAAGTTTAAGTACGTAGAAGAAGAACAACCAGAGGAGTTCTTCATCCCTTACGTATGGACTCTCTGCTACCACTCGTCTAGCCTCTACTGGGATCCAGATAGAGTAGAGTTATTTTCCCTGAGCTCCTAA